In Candidatus Liberibacter africanus PTSAPSY, the genomic stretch TAAACGTCTTGCTTCTAATATTTCATCACGCACTTTATCAGCATGAGCATCAAGGAAAGATAATATCTTTGAAGGGATACGCATATACATCAATGCAGTGAGAAAAATAACAAGAGATATAAAAACTAAAAAAGTTTCATCAAAAAAATTCATTAATCACCCTCTCTTCTGATCTATCACCATTTTTATGGTAGATTGCACATCTACATCAGAGACGGGAAAACCAATTTTTCGAACTAAATCTTTAGTAACTTCTTCTACAACGAAACGGATCTCCTTTGATGCTTTGTTTTGCATATCATCTATTTTAGATTGTGCATCTAAAAGTTTATTTGACAAATCTTTCTCTAGAATTTTTCTTTGAGAATCTAGATGATTATCAGCATTTATTAGCGCCATATCAACAATCTCCTTGGCATTCTTGCGAGCAATTACCAATAATTCTTCATACGATGAAACGATAGAATCCACTTCTTTCTTAGCAAGAATCGTATTATCTTTGTCATCTGATATTTTATTACGACGCATCTCCATAACAAAATACAGACGAGGTAAAATAAATCGATGCATTATCCAATAAAAAAAACCAAAAATAATAAAAAGCCAGAAGAATTCTGATAAAAAAGTTCCAGTATGAAAAGGAGGGAATTTACTTGAAAAATCAGAAGATGAAGTCATATTTGCCTTCTTTATAATTGCGAAATGTGTTCTTCGTCACATTACATTTAATCCAAAAAATTCTTATTCAAACTACGAAAAGAAGAAGTATTACTATTAAGAGCAAAAATATTGCTACTGATTCAGCAATTGCAGCAAAAATTAAAACTTGTGACTTTTGATGAACAGCTGCAGATGGATTGCGCAAAGCTCCAGACAAGTAATTAGAAAAAATGTTACCAATTGCAAGCGCAACTAGTCCCATAGCTAAACACGCCATACCAATAGCAAGAAATTTCGCTGCTAAAGAATAATGACTAATTGCCGCAAGTGCTGATACTGATTCTATTCCCATTTATTTCTCCTTGTTGTAATTAAATATTGACGTTTTTCAAAATAATTTCACTATAGTTTTAATGTTGATCACATTTATATACATCACCAATATATAAGCAGGTTAACATCATAAAAATATACGCTTGCATAAATGCAACAAAAAATTCAAGACCCGTTATTAAAACATTGAAAATAACGGGTAAACAAGAAAATATCATACCTAAGACACCAATAGATGCCATGGAGGTAGAAAATCCGGCAAATACCTTTAACATCATGTGTCCTGCTAACATGTTTGCGAATAAACGTAACGACAGACTAATCGGACGAGATAAAAACGAAGCAATTTCCACAAAACAAACCAATGGTTTCATAACTGTAGGAATCCCTGATGGAATAAATAATTTTAAAAATCGCAAGCCATTCTTATAAAAACCAGATATAATAACGCTTAAAATGACCAAAAGTGCGAAACTTGCAGTTATGGATATTTGACTTGTAAACGAAAAAAGATATGGGAACATACCCAATAAATTAGCCGTTGTTAAAAAGAGAAATAAAGAAAAAACAAAAGAAAAAAAACCTTTAGATTGAGGTCCAGCAGAATCACATAAGGTAGACATAACGAACTGATATATAATTTCAAAAACAGACTGCAAGCGCGTAGGAACTACTTTGCAGTTATAGACCGCAAAGAAAGATGTAATAAAAATAACCAATGAGCAAATAAGCATCGAAAGAGAGGAGTTGGTAAAAGACAAATTTAATCCACCAACATGAATAGGAATAACTTCATGTACTATAAATTGACTCATGGGAGATTTAGACATGCACTACTCTCTCTTTATATTGACACCACTATAAAAATAAAATCTACAACCATTTATACGTACGAGCAGGATTCAAAAATACTTCCGTATACTAAAAATATATTTAAAATATTTACATCGAAAAATACAATGTTCAGCATATTAAAAAAAATCAAAATGTCTACTAAATATTAAAGATTACATCTATAAAAATAAATTACATCTATAAAAATATTGAATATTAAAAAAAAAAGACGACACATTAGCATCATAAAAAAATAATAAAAAATCACTCTTAAAAAAATAATTTCAAGAGTGAATATCATCCATCTAATGACAAGAACAATATCCTTTAAAAAAATCTAAAAACATTGCTATACCAAACAAGTGCTTTTAAAAAATCCAATCATGCTGTCTTACAATTCCTTCATAAAAAAGGAAAAACCAAATATTCTTATATTTTATATCATGAAATTTTGGGTATAACTTTTCTTTATACAAGTTCGCATTCATAAGTAAATATCCTTATACATAATTCAATCAAGTTTTTGATTAAAATATCTAACAAAACACCTTTTGTTTTTCAAACCATATCACAGAAAAAATCACCACTTAAAAAATATACTTTACTATAAAGGTCAAGAGGTTATTTATGATATTAAGAACTAATATTCAATAAAATTGGCAAAGGCCTGTAAAATAAATACCAGTAAGTCAGTGAATTTTAGAATGATAAATTGCATAAAACTAAAGAAAATCAATGAGAAAATTTCTTGTGATTTTTTAAATCACCGAAGAACAGCGTACTATTTTGTATAATGCTTTTAAAAAAACATCAATATCTTCTTGTGTAGTGGTATCACCACAAGAAATTCGTAAAGCACCCGTCGATGTATCATATCCCATAGCATTTAGCACATGATTTTTCTTGGTTTTTCCAGAAGAACATGCAGATCCAGCTGAGACAGCGATTCCTTCAAGGTCAAGAGCAATTTGTAAAACTTCTGCTTTTAAAAAAGGGATACTAAAACAACAAGTATTAGAAATTCGCTGCACATCTTCTCCATAAATGATGATATTAGGAATTATCTTTTTTAATTCTTTTTCTAAATAATTGCGTATACCAGTGATGCGTAAAGAACGTTTTTGTATATCTTTTCCCATATATTGTGCGGCAGCAGCAAATCCACTAATAACAGCATAATTTTCTGTACCTGCACGATGACCTTTTTCTTGATCCCCTCCTCTTAAGAGAGGAGATGGCAACAAAGTATCTTCTCGAAAGATAAGCGCTCCAGATCCTATAGGAGCCCCTAACTTATGCGATGAAATAATAAGAAAATCCGCTCCTATTTCTTCTATAGAAAGAGGAATGCGCCCTGCTGCTTGCACAGCATCGACAACTAAAATACCTTGATATTTCTTAACTATCCGCGAAACCTCTGTGATTGGCTGAATGACGCCTGTTTCATTATTAACCAACATAATAGCTATCATAGGAATACCACATGCAGAATCTCTGTTCTCTAAAGCATCAGCCAACGCCTTAAGATCAACGATTCCTTCAGATAAAACTGGTATCTTATGAATTTTATGAGAAGGAAAATGTCCTCCTGAATAAACAGCAGGATGCTCTATTGCAGAAATATAGAGCGAATCAATCAATAATTTTTGAGACCCCTTATAAAAATTAGGTGTTAAAACCCAATTTGCTGACTCTGTTGCACTGCTTGTAAAAATAATATGCTCGGATTTTGCACCACAAAAATCAGCGATAATCCGACGTGATTCCTCAATATAAAAACGCGTTTTTTGCCCTTCTCTATGCACAGATGAAGGGTTTCCACAAAAATCTAAAGCTTTGACAAAAGATTTTCTTGCAACATCTAAAAGAGGTGCTGTAGCGTTCCAATCAAGATAAACTCTTCTAAACAATATTTTTCTCTTTATTTATCGTATAAATATGCTTTATACGTAATCTAAAAATAAGATAACTATCTTAAACTCAAGTATCTTCCTAACTATTAACATAAATCTAACGCTTTTTTTATTAATTTAATTATAAAAAAGTGTTGTTATAATAATTATCTTTTTTGTAGAAAAGTAGCATCCAAATGCCCGAAGTAGTTTTCAATGGCCCCTCAGGTCGCTTAGAAGGACGTTATCAACCCTCTAAAGATCCAAACGCTCCTATTGCGTTAATACTTCATCCTCATCCCCGATTTGGCGGAACG encodes the following:
- a CDS encoding ATP synthase F0F1 subunit B, producing MTSSSDFSSKFPPFHTGTFLSEFFWLFIIFGFFYWIMHRFILPRLYFVMEMRRNKISDDKDNTILAKKEVDSIVSSYEELLVIARKNAKEIVDMALINADNHLDSQRKILEKDLSNKLLDAQSKIDDMQNKASKEIRFVVEEVTKDLVRKIGFPVSDVDVQSTIKMVIDQKRG
- a CDS encoding ATPase encodes the protein MGIESVSALAAISHYSLAAKFLAIGMACLAMGLVALAIGNIFSNYLSGALRNPSAAVHQKSQVLIFAAIAESVAIFLLLIVILLLFVV
- a CDS encoding F0F1 ATP synthase subunit A; its protein translation is MSKSPMSQFIVHEVIPIHVGGLNLSFTNSSLSMLICSLVIFITSFFAVYNCKVVPTRLQSVFEIIYQFVMSTLCDSAGPQSKGFFSFVFSLFLFLTTANLLGMFPYLFSFTSQISITASFALLVILSVIISGFYKNGLRFLKLFIPSGIPTVMKPLVCFVEIASFLSRPISLSLRLFANMLAGHMMLKVFAGFSTSMASIGVLGMIFSCLPVIFNVLITGLEFFVAFMQAYIFMMLTCLYIGDVYKCDQH
- a CDS encoding cysteine desulfurase family protein, producing the protein MFRRVYLDWNATAPLLDVARKSFVKALDFCGNPSSVHREGQKTRFYIEESRRIIADFCGAKSEHIIFTSSATESANWVLTPNFYKGSQKLLIDSLYISAIEHPAVYSGGHFPSHKIHKIPVLSEGIVDLKALADALENRDSACGIPMIAIMLVNNETGVIQPITEVSRIVKKYQGILVVDAVQAAGRIPLSIEEIGADFLIISSHKLGAPIGSGALIFREDTLLPSPLLRGGDQEKGHRAGTENYAVISGFAAAAQYMGKDIQKRSLRITGIRNYLEKELKKIIPNIIIYGEDVQRISNTCCFSIPFLKAEVLQIALDLEGIAVSAGSACSSGKTKKNHVLNAMGYDTSTGALRISCGDTTTQEDIDVFLKALYKIVRCSSVI